From the genome of Branchiostoma lanceolatum isolate klBraLanc5 chromosome 11, klBraLanc5.hap2, whole genome shotgun sequence:
GAAATGGCCGACTGTACAGAAACTGGCAACAGCTAGTCTGGAGGTAGGGGTAACCTTTCCATCACTTCCCCCAGTTGTGAGAAGGCTTTATGAAATGAAAGAATTATATATTCCATTAGCCTGGCTGCCATCCAattactactggggctcctataCTCGCTGCCCTGAAAACAAGTTTtcgggtagcgagtgtaggagccccggtagtaatcggatggcacccagactaaGATTCCATTGCTTTGACTTTTCAGGAGGTGAATGAGATGTGGTCAGGTCTCGGCTACTACTCCAGGGGTCGGAGGTTACACGAAGGGGCACAGAAGGTGTGTCGTTCTATCTTTTGTGAGGGTTGAAACGGTTGATGATCATGAATCCTTGGCAATCCTGAAGGTTGTGCAAAGCGGTGTGAAATTGGCAGAAAAAGAGAATTTCttgatttgacttgacttgaagacAAGATTATGACATACCTTTGTATTACCAAGAAATATAATTACAAACTTCACAAAGCTGTGCCAGGCAGATGTAGTTGTCTCCTTCATTGCCACTGTCAGTTAGACAAAGTATGACTTACAATCAAAGGAATGTAAAAGACAACCCAATGCAGAGCCGCACATGTGCATTTTTTATATTAATGGCATATTCAGCATTTGTGTTAGTAGCTGTAGATATGCAATGTAAAGCGAGTTTTGACACAACACTCATATCACACAGGTTGTGAAAGAACTTGATGGACAGATGCCCAGCACAGCTACTTCTCTGCTGAAGGAACTGCCAGGCGTGGGCAGGTATACAGCCGGGGCCATCGCTTCTATTTCCTACAGTCAGGTCagaagttatacatgtacttatagatAGTCAGCaatcactcaagggactgaggaaaaatagTTGATTTGCTGAGGGAAGGGAAGGGTTAAATATGTAAAAAggatgggactgttttaatgtggcttgtgactggaggtggttggacaaccaggtttgactgtacacgtAGTTAGAATGGTTGGTTTTGCAATGATAGAGTAACTTGTACCCCGAGATGTCATAGCCATCACTGCTGTTgcttagttagttagttaaaatcctcccacaccataaggtgtatagggcggtacctatctccatttcatagccctgggccacactgtggtgcaatcactgcagcagggggctagtccactggcagtggtgtttaacttccatactgtttcagaagtatgtaccatttttataaagtctttggtatgactcaatgcgcctcttgtccagaggtatCCTActcggggcttgaacccgggccttctggtccaagtaatttgaaccagatgtggctagtaacagaagcgcagaccgcTACACCACAAGGACACCCCACTGCTGTTGCTTACAATGTTGCAATAGCCTTGTACTTGAgaatttttctgaaaatttgttttaaaaccACATATGCCTGCAATATTTTCCAGGTGACAGGTGTCGtagatgggaatgttatccgtGTGTTGTCAAGGTTACGGGTCATCGGAGCGGAGAGTACCAGTCCGCAGGTTACGGAGGTCATGTGGTGAGTCTAATGTATTTGGGAAAAGGGTCATATCCAGTTTAGCAAACCTCTCTTTCCCACTTGTTATCACAAGGACAGGTGTCATATACATAACTGGCACATTCAATGCAGGGAGAATTTATAAGTTGATTTTGTTAGGTATGATAAAGTGTGAGTGTGCAACATTGGTGCACATACATAATAGTAGGCTATGACTTATTCTTGCAACCTTTATTGAAAAGGAGGATCAGCAAACAGAGGACCATGTATTTCAGAAATGATTGTACTATTTAAATGTAACACCCACAAAATGTATGTGTCTACATATAAGTAAGGCATTGTCAGCTGAAGAATTAACAATATCATCTggtgattttttgtgtgtaaaaaaGATTCATGTGCCATTTCATGACTTATTCTTGTTACCTATCCCAGGTCCCTGGCAGACCGCCTGGTTGACTCTGAGCGACCTGGAGACTTTAACCAGGCTATGATGGAGCTAGGAGCGACTGTGTGTACACCAAAGAACCCCAGCTGTGGGGAATGCCCTGTTAGAGGGCTCTGTAGGGCCTACCAACAGGTACTGTATGTAGGctgaaaaataacttcatcacTGTTATGTTGTCTGCAAAATGTTCCAGAACTCTTTGTATTTTAGGCAAAGGTATGTTCTTGAGGCTGTAGGGACAGTtagttgttaatccactgtgtctgttgcatggtattggaagacagagcccatccctcttcttccaccaCCAAGTCAAGATTTACAATTAGACATGGATGGGTTGAGGAAAGCTGTGTAAAGTGGCTTTAcgaaggacacaatgtctagccaggaatatggtaaatacagaaatgtttgcggtggtttcatgttaatagttttcacagtgaactctttactgtaaacttaaaactactgcgaataatgtttccattatgtgactagCGCTAATCttgtttcaaactcaaacttaaaaccatcgcgaacactccattttctctctaccacgaatttaaatccccgcaaacatttacagtaccaggaattgaacctgtgATTGTGACCTTTGTCCACTAGCCTAAGCAAGCAGCCATGGATGTCACACAAAAAGGTCAAAAGGCACTGATGGtagaatatttctattcatgaTTGCTTGGACAAACCAAGTAATAGTTATAATTCATAGAAGTATTGAAATGTTGACAGGTGGAAAATGAGAAGAAGAAGTCAGCCAACAAGCTGGAAAACATGCTGACGAAGAAGGTTGAAACTCCATGCAGTGTGCAGGATATTGAGGATGGTAAGACAATATCTGAAATGTCAAATTTTCCCTAAGTTTCATGAAACAAATGGCCGTGTATGATGGATAATTTTCTGAACAATTATCATGGCATGATCAATTTCACCCAAATAGTGCTAGCCTGGGTAcctgggctcctacactcgctactctGAAAagggtagtaatcggatggcacctaCAGTGAAGGCTAAGATAGTGTCCCATTATAAGATCTAAATTCACTTTTGCTCCACTCAAGATCTATTGTGTGTTGAACAAAAGAATCTACTTGTATCTATGTCAAACTCATACATTTCTAATTGTGCCCATTTTTTATTGCAGTGGTGAAAGGTTGCAGTTTTTGTTTACCTAAAGAAGAGCCATGGGACAGCAGGTAACTAACGGAcatagctacatttgtatagtgtTTACTGACATATTGAGGCATGTTTGTATTATGATGCTATACATTTACCTGATAAAAGCATATTTTCAATCCACAATAGAAAATGGTGTTACAAATCTTGAGTGGTGGActgttgcatacatgtacaattaattCCACATATTTGAAGAGTATTTCTAAAATTGAAAATGCACTGTATTTGGTTCAGTTAATTGTGTTGGGGATTCTTTTTGCCAAGAAGTATTCTGTTTCCTTGACATTCATACCGTAACCACTTCTGAAGTGCATTACTTATCTGTGTAAGACTCTGTCTTTTGCAGTCTTGGAGTCATGAATTATCCAAGAAAAGCAAAAAAGAAGCCCCCAAGAGAAGAAAAGGTGAAATGTCTTTGTTTACATTCATCAGTAGACTAAGTTGCATGGCTGCAATTTGTAGTATGACCAATAGAGGGTGTTGCTGTAGTATTGTGTTTTGTCTGGTCATCTTTTCCAAATTGTTGATGATAAAGCATAAAATATTGCCGCTTTTTGCACACGTTCAGTCATATCAGATGTCTTTTAATCTGACAGTCTGTGCCATTTCATATGAATTGTCTTACAAACAGGAGACTAGTAAAGATATCCAATTAATTGACTACTTTTAGTGTTCGATACGTCTGTTTAAACCAGTACATTTTTCAACAGACTGCTGTTGCCGTTGTTTCCTGTGCTGCAGGATCAGAGACAAAATTTCTCATTGTTCAGAGGCCAGAAACAGGTAAACTGTAAATCATAGAATATTTGCGGTGTTTTCATGTTCAAGGTTTTAGCAATGAGCTATGAATAGACTATGAATTCAATATGACTTGCAAATGACCATCATCTATCAAATCACCAATCTCTGTagaattgattgatttttttatgattAATGTTCCTATATAGCTATGGGTGCTTTGGTATGAGTCAGATATTTGTGTTTATCATTTGTTATGGAAGCACATTTTCTATAGTGTAATGATTTTGAGGAAGAGTGTAAACGTTTGAAATGACTGAAATTTGGACAAATGTGATATTGTTctcatgatatacatgtgtagataGTATATTCCCTGCCATCCAATTATGACACCCTGTCCTAGATGACCCAACAATATACAGGATATTTTCTTCCAAAATATATGTAAAAAAACTTTAGAATGAGTGGAAGTTTAGTGTTCAATGCAATTTGCCATGTAATAATTTCAATGATATGCAGAAAATATTGAGTTATCACCAAAGGTTGACATGTCACTAGGAAGTGTCTGGCCCAAATGACCTATGGCTTATCCCATAATCTCCTGTGAACGGGACCAATTTAACTTGCTGGGCACCAAGGCTTAAAAAGCAATAAATTTTCCCTCTGGTCTGAAATTGGGTGATTTTTCATCACTAGAGTGAATGCAGCCTTGGGCAGGAGTAGGATATACCACTTTAGGGCTGTCTTTAGGATccgtccctctgtcctgggacggaaatttgcctGTTGGGACTGGGAAAAACTTatatgaacttcatgacatgaaatggacgaaaatgtatttttgtaagcttaaaattacaaatttaacaacaaaaattggtgAAGGAAAACACaaagcttgagacagccctgtaccACATGATTGTTTGTAAGACGACCGTTTGAAAATAATGCCTTGTATTATTTTTTCAGGGCTGCTAGCAGGTTTGTGGGAGTTTCCAAGTGTTCAGCTGGACAgggacagccaatcagagaccaGAAAAtctttgattgacagctactTAAAGGAGACCATTGGTTTGACCTTTGGGGATGTTGAAAGGAGAATTCATGTTGGAGAGGTGATGCTGATTTATTATGACAGTTATATCTCAGCCTATTCGACCCGTTATTACGATTTTCAAAAAGTCTTCATTTTAAAATGTGAGTTGTTCTAAATGGCATTTTTGGAAGATTCATGTGTGGTGTGTCCACAAAAGTATAACATACTGTGTTGTGCTGCAAGTTatgtgatgtttttttgttgatgTTTATTTCAGGTTGTCCACATTTTTTCTCACATCCATCAGACTTACATGGTGGAGACATTTGATGTAGAGTGTGATGGACAAGATGGAAGGATGGGTAAGCAAGAAGCGCCCCCTTGTAGATGGGTAACAAGATCTGAACTGCAGGGTGCTGCTTTGTCCACGGCCATGAGAAAGGTGAGAGTTCTTTATCTGCATAAAAAggaaaaggtagtcccatagccccACTGTagtggcagtgggttgttatctgctgtgtctaggacacagtattggaagacagagcccatccctctccttccactgccaaAGACACGTACTCaatttacacctggatggagtgagggaAGTCCAAAGGAAagtgttaaatgcctttcctaagggcacaagcacaacattggtggcatgtcaggagaACCgaacctgtatctgtatagccaatCATAAACAGCTTTAGACACAGTTTTGTTACATCAGGAGCCCTAagactttttttgtttgttctcagGTGTTTAAGGCCTATGAAGCATCTAAGTCCAGAAGCCAGCATCCAGCCATAGGGAACAGTACAGGAGCCAAGGTATGTTACTTTCTTCAGCTGTCATTGATATAAAACCTCTTGTGATTGGGTGTTGGTACCTTGAATACCTAGTGTGTAAGATTTGTGGTTTGAAGGATGGATGTTGTGATATCAAGTATTTACTCCAGGTACTTCTTAACTAGTAAGGTTAAATATTACAATGAATGTAAAGAAGAAAAGGGACTGATTGTTGTCTTTTCTGCTTAGGCTTCCAACAAGCGCAAGAGAAAGTCTTCAAGTGATAACGGTGACAAGAAGAAGCAAATGGCTCTAGACTCCTTCTTTAAACCCAGAGGTGTAAAAACTAAGGCCTAGGAAATCCCTGGTGAAGTATGGCTAAGATTGTTAACGTTCATGTTGTTATGTTCTTTGTTCTGCTTGTGAATAGCTCATGAATGTAGATAGAAACAAACTAACACAAGAATAACTGATATAGCCAGAACCACCTTCCTTTAAAGTAAGGAGTGGATAGATCTAAAAATAAAACAGTGAATATCTTTTAAAACGAAACTTTTAACTTTCAGCTGCCAGTCAAAGAGTAACGATTTTAGAAACTGGTCAGGATTTTTGGTGTACAGTATTAAGCTAGAACATGACAAGTAAGAATGTTCCCGAAGGATGATTTAGAAACTTATCCATTCGATTCTGGCTTGAGATTTATCCTCACCAGCGCACTCCTGGGAAAGGTCCATCTatgatcatgaccttccatcaccGTCTTTATTACTGTGGCTGGAGTCATGCCAGAAAGGGGAGGTCTTGTTAAATCTCTCCTGACGGCCTCATCAGTTTATCTTTAGTCTCTAATCATGTAGTTTGATGAGCAAATTTAGCCCATCATCCCACCATAATCCT
Proteins encoded in this window:
- the LOC136444742 gene encoding adenine DNA glycosylase-like isoform X1, whose protein sequence is MVKPRRKASQAAKKTAEKEAVTCGLHQLSDDDDIPTLRSNLLSWYDVNKRDLPWRRQLKNTDENQRAYAVWVSEMMLQQTQVATVIDYYNRWMEKWPTVQKLATASLEEVNEMWSGLGYYSRGRRLHEGAQKVVKELDGQMPSTATSLLKELPGVGRYTAGAIASISYSQVTGVVDGNVIRVLSRLRVIGAESTSPQVTEVMWSLADRLVDSERPGDFNQAMMELGATVCTPKNPSCGECPVRGLCRAYQQVENEKKKSANKLENMLTKKVETPCSVQDIEDVVKGCSFCLPKEEPWDSSLGVMNYPRKAKKKPPREEKTAVAVVSCAAGSETKFLIVQRPETGLLAGLWEFPSVQLDRDSQSETRKSLIDSYLKETIGLTFGDVERRIHVGEVVHIFSHIHQTYMVETFDVECDGQDGRMGKQEAPPCRWVTRSELQGAALSTAMRKVFKAYEASKSRSQHPAIGNSTGAKASNKRKRKSSSDNGDKKKQMALDSFFKPRGVKTKA
- the LOC136444742 gene encoding adenine DNA glycosylase-like isoform X2; amino-acid sequence: MVKPRRKASQAAKKTAEKEVTCGLHQLSDDDDIPTLRSNLLSWYDVNKRDLPWRRQLKNTDENQRAYAVWVSEMMLQQTQVATVIDYYNRWMEKWPTVQKLATASLEEVNEMWSGLGYYSRGRRLHEGAQKVVKELDGQMPSTATSLLKELPGVGRYTAGAIASISYSQVTGVVDGNVIRVLSRLRVIGAESTSPQVTEVMWSLADRLVDSERPGDFNQAMMELGATVCTPKNPSCGECPVRGLCRAYQQVENEKKKSANKLENMLTKKVETPCSVQDIEDVVKGCSFCLPKEEPWDSSLGVMNYPRKAKKKPPREEKTAVAVVSCAAGSETKFLIVQRPETGLLAGLWEFPSVQLDRDSQSETRKSLIDSYLKETIGLTFGDVERRIHVGEVVHIFSHIHQTYMVETFDVECDGQDGRMGKQEAPPCRWVTRSELQGAALSTAMRKVFKAYEASKSRSQHPAIGNSTGAKASNKRKRKSSSDNGDKKKQMALDSFFKPRGVKTKA